One Desulfovibrio psychrotolerans genomic window, TGTCTTGCCGCTGCCCGTGGGCCCGAAGATGTACAGGGGATCGGCGCGTTCTGCCGGGGCGGTGAGCAGCCAGACCACGATTTCGCGCATGGAATCATGGAACAGATAGTCCGGGTCCAGACGAGGTGTGAAGCTGCACGGGGCGCTAAACCCCTTGATCATACGGCCCGAAGGACTGCCGCTGAAGAGGTCTCCGGCATCCATGTCGATGACGGTAAGGTGGTCAAGATCGTTCTGCATGAGTGTGGGCTCCTTGTTGTGGTGAGAGGAAATTGACAGGCCATGTGTTACGCTGTACTTTTCGTGTACATAGAGAGGAGTAACGTAATGCCTGAAAGCACCTTTACATTTCGGGTGGAAGACACCCTGAAGGCGGCGTTTGCCGATGCGGCCAAGCAACGGGATCGAACCGCTGCCCAGTTGTTGCGAGATTTTATGCGTAGCTATGTGGTGGAAACCCAGAGTTCTGATCCCGCCTATGACGCCTGGCTGCACAGAAAGGCTGAGGCCGGGGAACGGGATTACCGTGCAGGACGTGTGATTTCTCAGGAAGAAGCCACGGCCAAGGCTGCGCAGCGTAAGGCCGCGATCCTCAGCCAGCACGAGACCCTATGAAGGTGGTCTGGACTGAGGCAGCGGACACGGACCGTGAGCGCATAGTCCTGTTCATCGCTGCGGATAATCCACACGCCGCCATCGAACTGGACGCACTTTTTACCGCTGCAGCAGACTCTTTGGCCGCGCTACCCTTCAGAGGACGCATAGGACGGGTGGCGGGCACGCGGGAACTGGTCGTGCACAAGAACTATATCCTTGTGTACGGGCACGATGCGCTCCGGGCTACGCTTTATATCAAAGCGGTTGTTCATGCCGCCTTGCAATATCCTCCTGAATCGGTTGCGCCTGATAGACCATAGCGCTTTGGTCATCCTCAGCCCGCTGCCACTGCATTAAGCCTTCTGCTCACCCACAGCCGCTGCGAAGGCTTTCCGGTCCTAGTCACCCGTGCGAGCAGTTCTTCGGCTTCTTCATCGCCAAGAGTGCCGCGCAGTTCCATATCCAATTTTGCGGAATCGATGGTTTTACGGCCAGCCTGACTGGAGATTTTGAAGCGGAATCCTGCCGTAGCAAGCCACTCTGTAGTGGTATCCATACCCCCCACAGAAGCGTAGAACGAACGCAGCCGGTCTTCTTCTGCGGCGATGGAATCCTCCAGATCATTCCTGCAGGATTTTAGGTCAGCGAGTTTCTGCAGGGCGTGGTCATATGCCGGGTCATCCAGTTCCTGCACCGTGAACTTGGGACAGCCCTCTGAATGGTCACACCAGTCACACAGGGGATGAAACCCCTTGCAGTAGTCCACGGTGTTGATGGATTCAGTTCCATCCCAGACCCGCCGGGCAGTGGTCCAGATGTCCCCGGCAATGCGCTGGCACATGCCGAGCATGGTGGCATCGGGCTGGTATGGCCCAAAGGCACGGGCATCGGACATGGACAGGCAGAGCACCCAGCCTTCAATGTCCATGCTGTCCGCCTGACGCGGCAGGGAAATGCCGAACAGAAGCTTGGCTGCCTGCGGGAAGGTCAGGTGCTCGAAGACGGTGTTGCCGTCCGCATCCCGCATGGCAAAGATCGGTTCCGACCAGTGGGTCTTGAGCAGGCCCAGTTGTCCGTAAAACTGGGTTTCGTAAGCCGTGTACAGGGTGTCCGGAATACGCTCAGTGCTTTTCAGTTCCAGAATCCGTATGGCGGGCCTGGGCCAGCCCCAGACGAGCGTGAAATCGAGGTGAGCCCGGATAGGGACGCCGTCATGCTCCACGGCGACTTCCAGTTGATGCAGAAGGTTTGCGCCGTTGGCGTGCAGCACCTTGGCAAGCCCCGCCTCCATCCAGTGCCCGCGCTGCAGGATAAGATGACGTCGCAGCGCCGTTCGGATGCGTTCATGCTCTCCTGCCCGGTACCATTCCCCAATATCCTGCGTGCTGGGCGTGCGGGCCATGTGCAGTTTCCCTGCCACGGCAGCCCGCAGGCATTCCGCTCCTTTGCCGATGTCGGACATGCCCACGTATGCGGAGCGGTCCCCAAGCTGTGCGGCGGTATGATGGTTATCGTGGGCAATGAGCCCTCGTGCGACCTGCGCCAAGAGCGCAAGGCCCTTGTCCTGATGCGTGTTGCTTTCGTTGTTGTCCATGAATTCCTCCCATGAAACGGAAAAGCCCCCGGTGTGGGGGACTTTTCGTAGCGTTGCTTGTTGCAAGTATACCAGCAGGGTCAGGCGGCTTGGGCATCGGCGTACCGCCACCAGACCTTGCGGGTTCCATCCCAACGAAAACCAGCCTCCTGCAAAAGCGCCTTCTTGCTCCGGGTGTCGCCGGAGGCCGTGACGCAGGTGCGTCCGTCCTGTGCCTGAACGGTCTGGTAGGTGATGCCGTCTATGCGGGGCAATGCGGCCAATGCTGCCCCTGGACGTTCTTCCTGCTTCTCGCTGCGCTGCGCCGGTGGTTGTGGTGCGGCTGTCGCCATCGTTCCGCTACGGGCAGGAGATGCCTGTGCAGATTCCTTTCGTGGCCCTGGAGCTACCTGTACTTTGGCCGGACG contains:
- a CDS encoding CopG family ribbon-helix-helix protein — protein: MPESTFTFRVEDTLKAAFADAAKQRDRTAAQLLRDFMRSYVVETQSSDPAYDAWLHRKAEAGERDYRAGRVISQEEATAKAAQRKAAILSQHETL
- a CDS encoding type II toxin-antitoxin system RelE/ParE family toxin, encoding MKVVWTEAADTDRERIVLFIAADNPHAAIELDALFTAAADSLAALPFRGRIGRVAGTRELVVHKNYILVYGHDALRATLYIKAVVHAALQYPPESVAPDRP